The Rubripirellula amarantea genome includes the window GGGTGCTCGCGAGCGTCAAATTATGGACGCGGTTTACCACGTTGGCTGCGCTTCGGTGTCGGACGTGCGGTCGCTGCTGAAGGATCCGCCGAGCTATTCTTCGGTTCGCACAATGATGGGGCTTTTGGAATCCAAAGGCTATCTACGTCGTCATCGTGATGGAATACGTCACCGCTATTCTGCGACCAAATCGCGTGAAAGTGCTGGACGAAATGCGATCGCTCATTTG containing:
- a CDS encoding BlaI/MecI/CopY family transcriptional regulator — its product is MAKKSRKVEPPKLGARERQIMDAVYHVGCASVSDVRSLLKDPPSYSSVRTMMGLLESKGYLRRHRDGIRHRYSATKSRESAGRNAIAHLKSTFFDGSVSKMFAALLDESSSQLTDQELAQLQQAIDKAREEGA